One genomic segment of Panicum virgatum strain AP13 chromosome 2N, P.virgatum_v5, whole genome shotgun sequence includes these proteins:
- the LOC120660050 gene encoding ethylene-responsive transcription factor 1B-like yields the protein MEQYASYMYSSSYPDHASSCGGGAVTGAALDAGGDDMQRLLNALMLDMAAESESFSDDMEAASSDSSSSACSSAANDSQQQRPQPDGHSTCGEKKSGSALGRPATFIGVRKRPWGKFAAEIRDSTRKGARVWLGTFDSPEAAALAYDQAAFSVRGAAAVLNFPVERVQESLRALALSASSASAAAAAAAGSPVLALKSRHSIRKRSPNKNKKPPHQHQRPQQQAAAAPLQPAYPGSVVELEDLGADYLDELLRVSSELDHC from the coding sequence ATGGAGCAGTACGCCTCCTACATGTACAGCAGCAGCTATCCTGACCATGCatccagctgcggcggcggcgccgtcaccGGCGCGGCGCTGGACGCCGGGGGCGACGACATGCAGCGCCTGCTCAACGCGCTGATGCTCGACATGGCGGCCGAGTCCGAGTCCTTCTCCGACGACATGGAGGCCGCCTCGTCGGACTCCTCGTCCTCCGCCTGCTCGTCGGCCGCCAACGACAGCCAGCAGCAGCGGCCGCAGCCGGATGGCCACAGCACCTGCGGCGAGAAGAAGAGCGGCTCCGCGCTCGGGCGGCCGGCCACCTTCATCGGCGTGCGGAAGCGGCCGTGGGGCAAGTTCGCGGCGGAGATCCGCGACTCGACGCGCAAGGGCGCCCGCGTGTGGCTGGGCACCTTCGACAgccccgaggcggcggcgctcgcctaCGACCAGGCCGCCTTCTCCgtgcgcggcgccgcggcggtgctCAACTTCCCCGTGGAGCGCGTGCAGGAATCGCTCCGCGCGCTCGcgctctccgcctcctccgcgtccgcggccgccgccgccgcggcgggttCTCCTGTCCTCGCGCTCAAGAGCCGCCACTCCATCCGCAAACGCTCCccgaacaagaacaagaagccgCCTCATCAGCACCagcggccgcagcagcaggcggccgccgcgccgctgcagcCGGCGTACCCCGGCAGCGTGGTGGAGCTGGAGGACCTGGGCGCCGACTACCTGGACGAGCTCCTCCGGGTGTCCTCCGAGCTGGACCATTGCTAG